Below is a window of Populus trichocarpa isolate Nisqually-1 chromosome 3, P.trichocarpa_v4.1, whole genome shotgun sequence DNA.
TTAAAATGTGTCTCTTGCTTCAGAAAACATATCACGATTTAATCTCTGATGTTACTTTGTAGTTGCTGTCTATGATTGCATGAGTTGAGTGTGTGTTTAAAGAATCTTATACGtcttttgcattttcaagcTAACATGTTTCTAATTgtgcttgtttgtttttaaggtGATTGTGGAGAAGGCAGAAAGAAGTGATATACCAAACAtagacaagaaaaagtaagtagAGTGGATAACTTTCTGATTCTATTCACTTCTCACCTTTGCCACCTCTCACATTTAGGGGAATCCAACACAAACAGTTTCTAGTTTCAACACACATACATTCCTGCAGGTGGCACACGCAAAGCTGAAATATGACTTGATGGTCATAACCTCAGAGAACCCAAGGACGATTGTAAAACTGATAATGTAAAATTTTACTTGTGTGAAAGTGGAACACCATATAACCTATGGTTTCTGTCTTCATGATACTTTGCTCTCATGAACATTAAATTTCTCTGGCTAGCGGTTTCTAGAAGTTTCTTCTTTGCATTTCATGATTGTCAGAATACACAAGTGGTGTCTCCGTAAATTTTTTCTCCTGCTTCTGACCCTTCTTGCCCATTTTCGCTGTAAAGACCGTACCTGATTGCCTAAACATCACCGATCCGAACCTACCATTCAGCACCCAACCACCtctctagtttttattttgcttctttttatctttgttatACTACTGTGGAATGACTTATCTTTCTGTCTTTTAATTATGGCCATCTTCTAAATGGTTTAGCcctagaaaatatatatgttatttattaCCTGGATTATGATAAGCTGCTATGCTTGATGATATTGAGTTTCCCCCGCTATATTCTGAACCTGAAAATTGCAGGTACCTTGTTCCGGCTGACCTGACTGTGGGGCAGTTTGTCTATGTCATCCGCAAAAGGATCAAGTTGAGCGCAGAAAAGGCAATCTTTATATTTGTGGATAATGTCCTCCCACCAACAGGTTAACTCATGCACATATGTTGTCTTTCTCATTTAGATGTTGTGATTGGCATTTTGATTGGTAAAGGTGCATGGAATTGTCATCTGTTTTGTTGTCTATAGGTGCTATCATGTCTTCCATATATGAAGAGAAAAAGGATGAAGATGGGTTTCTCTATGTTACCTACAGCGGAGAGAACACTTTCGGAACTCAGATTCCACTGTAGCCATCTGTGGTTGCCTCGTTTCTTTCCTGGTTTCACCAAATTTGATTTCATGACTATTGTCTACACCGCCTTGTGTCAATAGTTCTTTATTCTGCctaaatatacatatatttccAGTCATGTATATAAGCTTGACAAATCCTTTCAATCTTAAATAATCTTTAATACTTCTTCACTGGATGCCTTTGAATCTCATGATTTCTATTTCAGcttttatcttgaaaataagGAGTATTAATCCAACTGAAATGTGAAAATGAGGTCAAGTCGCTGACTCCAGAAGACGGTGAATATATTGAGGCCTTAGTGATAGTCCGGTGCGGGGTCATTCTGGAGGGATGGCCATTTGGTAGTTAGAAAACTCTCAGGTATCATTGTAGTGGCCATAGCATCAGGGATGTTGCCATTGCACATTATTGCGGATGTAACAATGCAGTACCGGGCTTCTGTCGTGGAGGAGTTTTTGCCCTGTTCAAAATTAGTAGACTTTGCAACCCGGAACCACTGCTAAATGAATGAATCTGTGAAgggattaattgaaaaataaaatacacggTTGCCGGGATCAAACCCTGGTCGCTAGCGTGAGAGGCCCGGGTCGCTAATCACTATGTTACAACGACCTTGACGCGCGAAAATGAACTAGTCCTGCGCTAAACTAGAGGATTTAGTCAAAACCGGCCAAGGACTTCCAAggaattaatctaataattgaACGacttaatctaaaaatttaaattataaggtGAAGTTCTATAAAATAGTCTTGTTATATCCATTAACATGATAGTTGATagtgttttgaaattaaaaactacatTCTAACCAAATTggcaatgaaattaaaaactacatTCTAACCAAATTggcaatttaattttagttagaAGAGAAATGGATTCTAACCAAATTTTGATCGTTGGACCGATTATAGTTTTTCTAGGAGATTTTAGAGGCCCTTTCTCCTACAAGGTTCAATTTTTATAGTCAACTTAGGTTGGTAAGGCTCCCAAATTATCTCCAAAAAGCACTATCCAGGTTTTGCCAtacttttctaattattttagaattctttttactatttaattaagaactctttcattattttttcaattttgtttaggatatttttCTAGTATAGAAGCAATCTAGAAGAGCTTTCATATTAAGTATTGATTAGGGAAaatattgagtaataaaaaattaaattatggtttttgtgGTTAAGCCCTTTTCGACaaaattatgtctttttttGTGCATGCTATCTTTTtcgtgttgtttttgtttttgtcggTTGGTATTAGAATCCAATGATTCCTAGTGATTAATATTTTGTGATGGAATAACCATGGATGGAAGTATGTTTTCCTTGTAAAGAGATGTTCAAGAACT
It encodes the following:
- the LOC7479209 gene encoding autophagy-related protein 8f, which translates into the protein MAKSYFKQEHDLEKRRAEAARIREKYPDRIPVIVEKAERSDIPNIDKKKYLVPADLTVGQFVYVIRKRIKLSAEKAIFIFVDNVLPPTGAIMSSIYEEKKDEDGFLYVTYSGENTFGTQIPL